TTGAACTTTTCTGAGAACCAGGTATAATTTACAGAAACCTGATTTGCTACCATTGCCATGTTTATGTTTTTCTTAAAGTGAGTTTTTATGAATGCAAGGGCTTCTGTAATGTACGGAGATTCTTTAGTATCCTGTTTCAACAACGCTGCAAGATAAACTGCGTAATCAAGTACACTGCTCTGCCATTCCGGAAGATTTGCAAACTCAAAAATGTTTTCTATCATTATGCTTTTGATATGCAGGTACATGTCTGAATCTGTAAAGCCCGGATATCTTGTAAACATATTTGAAGTAATTTTTCTATATAAATAACAAAGGGTTTCTGAATTAAGTTTTGCGTTGTCATTAAAACAGTTGAAAAGATTTTCTACATCTTTCTGCGCTTCTTCCGGAGAAGCAATATCACAATGGCTGATCATTTTTTCATAGCCTTCATCAAGCTGAGTAAAGTCGCTTATGTGAGTATCATTTTCCCAATAATACAGTCCGCCTCGTCTTTGTCGTTCCAGCATCATTCCGGTTTCGGCATCAAAGAATGACTGCATTGCGGCGGTTCTTGCCTGACGTCTCATTGTTCGAAGCATTGAATAATCATCGGCTGGTCCTGAAATTCCTACGATATAGGTATCCAGATAAGTCGGATCATATTTAACTTCAACTCCATCAAAAGGATAAACTAACAGTACGGAATTTCGTGTCTGTTCAACAACGTAGTATCTTCTGTCATGCATTACAGCTTCGACTGCCTGAATAGGATTTTTTCCATAAATAACAATACAACGAAGTCCGTTCTTTATTGTGATTTCCGGAAGACCTGAAACATCATCAAGGCGCCCCTTCTCTATTATCTGACGGAACTTCTGTTCATTCTGTTCTTTTTCTTCTTTCTGGGAATTCATAATTGCAGAGTTCACTGCGCTTATAAGTTCTTT
The Treponema bryantii DNA segment above includes these coding regions:
- a CDS encoding response regulator transcription factor; this encodes MITIVLADDEKLIRAGLKKILLDSIDIPLEIIEAKNGEEALEFCKEKKPEILITDIRMPVMDGVELMKQLSELDEKQKPAIIVLSGYDDFSYAKAAIQSGALSYILKPVDKKELISAVNSAIMNSQKEEKEQNEQKFRQIIEKGRLDDVSGLPEITIKNGLRCIVIYGKNPIQAVEAVMHDRRYYVVEQTRNSVLLVYPFDGVEVKYDPTYLDTYIVGISGPADDYSMLRTMRRQARTAAMQSFFDAETGMMLERQRRGGLYYWENDTHISDFTQLDEGYEKMISHCDIASPEEAQKDVENLFNCFNDNAKLNSETLCYLYRKITSNMFTRYPGFTDSDMYLHIKSIMIENIFEFANLPEWQSSVLDYAVYLAALLKQDTKESPYITEALAFIKTHFKKNINMAMVANQVSVNYTWFSEKFKEHTGVNFNEYLKRLRIDEAKKLLEKGCYKVYEVAERCGFSDVKYFMKIFREETGMSPTEWSNKHIS